A single window of Streptomyces sudanensis DNA harbors:
- a CDS encoding histidine phosphatase family protein encodes MATLILVRHGRSTANTAGVLAGRTPGVTLDERGAAQAAALPGRLDGVPLALAVSSPLERCRGTLAPLLAARPGLALHTEERINECDYGDWSGRKLAELADEPLMDVVQHHPSAAAFPGGESMRAMQARAVDAVRDWNARVADAHGDDAAYVMCSHGDIIKALVADALGLHLDLFQRLHVDPCSVTAIRYTRTRPFLIRLGDTGDLGALAPRDGDAGAAAQVGGGAGAP; translated from the coding sequence ATGGCGACGTTGATCCTCGTACGGCACGGCCGGTCCACCGCGAACACCGCCGGCGTCCTCGCGGGCCGCACCCCCGGTGTCACCCTCGACGAACGCGGCGCCGCCCAGGCCGCCGCGCTGCCCGGCCGGCTCGACGGGGTGCCGCTCGCCCTGGCCGTCAGCAGCCCCCTGGAGCGCTGCCGCGGGACGCTCGCCCCGCTCCTCGCCGCCCGCCCCGGACTGGCCCTGCACACCGAGGAGCGGATCAACGAGTGCGACTACGGCGACTGGTCCGGCCGCAAGCTGGCCGAACTCGCCGACGAGCCGCTCATGGACGTCGTCCAGCACCACCCGTCCGCCGCCGCCTTCCCCGGCGGGGAGTCCATGCGCGCCATGCAGGCCCGCGCCGTCGACGCCGTACGGGACTGGAACGCGCGCGTGGCGGACGCCCACGGCGACGACGCCGCGTACGTGATGTGCTCGCACGGCGACATCATCAAGGCGCTCGTCGCGGACGCCCTCGGCCTCCACCTGGACCTCTTCCAGCGCCTCCACGTCGACCCGTGCTCCGTCACCGCGATCCGCTACACCCGCACCCGCCCCTTCCTGATCCGCCTGGGCGACACCGGCGACCTCGGCGCCCTCGCCCCCCGCGACGGCGACGCGGGGGCCGCCGCACAGGTCGGCGGCGGCGCGGGCGCACCGTGA
- a CDS encoding aldo/keto reductase translates to MEQRHLGSTGLRVSRIGLGTLSWGRETDEHEAAEQLKVFWQAGGTLVDTADVYGGGEAEYLLGQLVERLVPRRDVVIATKAGSVPDPDPERRSDGSRGHLLAALDASLARLGTDYVDLWQVHAYDPRTPLEETLQALDIAVASGRARYVGVANFCGWQLAKAATWQLSAPGVRTRLAGAQMEYSLLQRGVEREVLPAARDLGVGLLPSSPLGRGVLTGKYRKGVPPGSRGASEHMAPFVEPYLDESARRIVDAVSTAADGLAATPLQVALAWVRDRPGVTAPVVGARTARQLTAALSVEGLSLPDEIRRALDDVSAPVHRYPDQDWSTL, encoded by the coding sequence ATGGAGCAGAGGCATCTCGGCAGCACCGGCCTGCGCGTGTCCCGGATCGGGCTGGGCACCCTCTCGTGGGGGCGGGAGACGGACGAGCACGAGGCGGCCGAGCAGTTGAAGGTGTTCTGGCAGGCCGGCGGGACCCTCGTCGACACGGCGGACGTGTACGGCGGCGGGGAGGCCGAGTACCTGCTGGGGCAGTTGGTGGAGCGACTGGTGCCGCGCCGCGACGTGGTCATCGCCACGAAGGCCGGAAGCGTGCCCGATCCCGATCCGGAGCGGCGCTCCGACGGTTCGCGCGGTCATCTGCTGGCCGCGCTGGACGCGTCGCTGGCGCGGCTGGGCACGGACTACGTGGATCTGTGGCAGGTGCACGCCTACGACCCGCGGACGCCGCTGGAGGAGACGCTCCAGGCCCTCGACATAGCGGTCGCCAGCGGCCGGGCCCGCTACGTGGGCGTGGCGAACTTCTGCGGCTGGCAGCTGGCGAAGGCGGCGACGTGGCAGCTGTCCGCGCCGGGCGTACGGACGCGGCTGGCCGGTGCGCAGATGGAGTACTCGCTCCTCCAGCGCGGGGTGGAGCGGGAGGTGCTGCCCGCCGCGCGGGACCTGGGGGTGGGCCTGCTGCCGTCGTCGCCGCTGGGCCGGGGGGTGCTGACCGGCAAGTACCGCAAGGGCGTCCCGCCCGGGTCGCGGGGCGCGTCGGAGCACATGGCGCCGTTCGTGGAGCCGTACCTGGACGAGTCGGCGCGGCGCATCGTGGACGCCGTGTCGACGGCCGCGGACGGGCTGGCGGCGACACCGCTCCAGGTCGCGCTGGCATGGGTGCGGGACCGGCCGGGCGTGACGGCACCGGTGGTGGGCGCGCGGACCGCGCGGCAGCTCACGGCGGCGCTGTCGGTGGAGGGCCTTAGTCTTCCCGACGAGATCCGCAGGGCGCTGGACGACGTGTCGGCGCCCGTGCACCGCTATCCCGACCAGGACTGGAGCACGCTGTGA
- a CDS encoding DUF5703 family protein, producing the protein MPEYEFVDVYVPRGVSRREATRLLTDHAEYGHWELDRLSLHRDGSRRVRLRRRIIRQVRATW; encoded by the coding sequence ATGCCGGAATATGAATTTGTCGATGTGTACGTGCCGCGGGGGGTCTCCCGGAGGGAGGCGACGCGGTTGCTGACCGATCATGCCGAGTACGGCCACTGGGAGCTGGACCGGCTCAGCCTGCACCGGGACGGGAGCCGCCGGGTACGGCTCCGGAGGCGCATCATCCGTCAGGTACGCGCCACCTGGTGA
- a CDS encoding DUF3090 domain-containing protein: MSRQVFLYDPPERFVAGTVGLPGRRTFFLQASAGGRTTSVALEKTQVAALAERMDELLDEVVRRTGGSAPVPAVAPADIADTAPLDTPVEEEFRVGTMALAWDGEEQRLVVEAQALVELDAESEEDLAEAEERLLQDEENGPPVLRVRLTGVQARAFAKRALDVVNAGRPPCPLCSLPLDPEGHVCPRQNGYRRGV; this comes from the coding sequence GTGTCCCGTCAGGTGTTCCTCTATGACCCGCCGGAGCGCTTCGTGGCCGGTACGGTCGGGCTGCCTGGCCGCCGTACGTTCTTCCTCCAGGCGTCCGCCGGGGGCCGGACCACCAGCGTCGCGCTGGAGAAGACGCAGGTCGCGGCACTCGCCGAGCGCATGGACGAACTCCTCGACGAGGTCGTGCGCCGCACCGGGGGCAGCGCCCCGGTCCCGGCCGTCGCCCCGGCCGATATCGCCGACACCGCGCCGCTCGACACACCCGTCGAGGAGGAGTTCCGCGTCGGGACCATGGCGCTCGCCTGGGACGGCGAGGAGCAGCGGCTCGTCGTCGAGGCGCAGGCGCTCGTCGAGCTCGACGCGGAGTCCGAGGAGGACCTCGCCGAGGCGGAGGAGCGCCTCCTCCAGGACGAGGAGAACGGCCCCCCGGTGCTCCGCGTCCGGCTCACCGGGGTCCAGGCGCGGGCCTTCGCCAAGCGCGCCCTCGACGTCGTCAACGCCGGCCGCCCGCCGTGCCCCCTGTGCAGCCTGCCGCTCGACCCGGAAGGACACGTATGTCCGCGCCAGAACGGATACCGCCGCGGGGTCTGA
- the mshC gene encoding cysteine--1-D-myo-inosityl 2-amino-2-deoxy-alpha-D-glucopyranoside ligase produces the protein MHAWPASEVPALPGEGRDLRIHDTATGGRVTLTPGPVARIYVCGITPYDATHLGHAATYNAFDLVQRVWLDTKRQVHYVQNVTDVDDPLLERAARDGVDWTGLAERETSLFREDMTALRMLPPKHYVGAVEAIPGIVPLIERLRDAGAAYELDGDVYFSVDADRHFGEVSHYDADVMRALSAERGGDPDRPGKKNPLDPLLWLAAREGEPSWDGGSLGPGRPGWHIECVAIALDHLGMGFDVQGGGSDLVFPHHEMGASHAHALTGEFPFAKAYVHAGMVALHGEKMSKSKGNLVFVSALRRRGVDPAAIRLALLAHHYRADWEWTDRVLDEAVERLGRWRAAVSRPDGPSADRLVEEVREALADDLDTPAALAAVDRWVALQSSGGGADEAAPGLVSRTVDALMGVAL, from the coding sequence ATGCATGCCTGGCCCGCTTCCGAGGTCCCCGCTCTGCCCGGCGAGGGCCGCGACCTCCGGATCCACGACACCGCGACCGGCGGACGAGTGACCCTCACCCCCGGTCCCGTCGCCCGCATCTACGTCTGCGGCATCACGCCGTACGACGCGACCCACCTGGGTCACGCGGCGACCTACAACGCGTTCGACCTCGTCCAGCGCGTGTGGCTCGACACCAAGCGGCAGGTGCACTACGTGCAGAACGTCACCGACGTGGACGACCCCCTCCTGGAGCGGGCCGCCCGCGACGGCGTGGACTGGACCGGGCTCGCCGAGCGGGAAACCTCCCTGTTCCGGGAGGACATGACGGCCCTGCGGATGCTGCCGCCCAAGCACTACGTCGGCGCCGTCGAGGCGATACCCGGCATCGTCCCGCTCATCGAGCGCCTGCGCGACGCGGGCGCCGCCTACGAACTGGACGGCGACGTCTACTTCTCCGTCGACGCCGACCGGCACTTCGGCGAGGTCTCCCACTACGACGCCGACGTCATGCGGGCCCTGTCCGCCGAGCGCGGCGGCGACCCCGACCGCCCCGGCAAGAAGAACCCGCTCGACCCGCTGCTGTGGCTGGCCGCCCGCGAGGGCGAGCCCAGCTGGGACGGCGGCTCCCTCGGCCCCGGCCGGCCGGGCTGGCACATCGAGTGCGTCGCCATCGCGCTCGACCACCTCGGCATGGGCTTCGACGTCCAGGGCGGCGGCTCCGACCTGGTCTTCCCGCACCACGAGATGGGCGCCTCCCACGCCCACGCGCTGACCGGCGAGTTCCCCTTCGCCAAGGCGTACGTGCACGCCGGGATGGTCGCCCTGCACGGCGAGAAGATGTCGAAGTCCAAGGGCAACCTGGTCTTCGTCTCCGCGCTGCGCCGCCGGGGCGTCGACCCCGCCGCGATCCGCCTCGCCCTGCTCGCCCACCACTACCGGGCCGACTGGGAGTGGACCGACCGGGTCCTCGACGAGGCCGTCGAGCGGCTCGGCCGCTGGCGCGCCGCGGTGTCCCGCCCCGACGGCCCGTCCGCGGACCGGCTCGTCGAGGAGGTGCGCGAGGCGCTCGCCGACGACCTGGACACGCCGGCGGCCCTCGCCGCCGTCGACCGCTGGGTCGCGCTCCAGAGCAGCGGGGGCGGCGCGGACGAGGCGGCGCCCGGCCTCGTCTCCCGCACCGTCGACGCCCTGATGGGCGTGGCGCTCTGA
- a CDS encoding chaplin, which produces MRQVTRKGLTIVAAAGGVLALGGYAHAATGAGADGAAVKSPGIASGNNVQAPINAPVNVCGNTVDVAGVLNPAFGNECVNESGGAQANGSAAGSRGVASGNNVQAPVNAPVNVCGNSVNVVGALNPAFGNDCTIEATPDKPTAPSTPVKPGIPDEPGTPDEPGTPPSESTAPRAPSTPDGPAPQGGTAPQGGDQLAETGASALGLLAPAGAAALLGGTILYRRARGAA; this is translated from the coding sequence ATGCGACAGGTCACGCGCAAGGGCCTGACCATTGTGGCGGCGGCGGGCGGCGTGCTCGCTCTCGGCGGCTACGCCCACGCGGCCACGGGGGCCGGGGCGGACGGTGCCGCGGTCAAGTCCCCGGGCATCGCGTCCGGCAACAACGTGCAGGCGCCGATCAACGCCCCGGTGAACGTCTGCGGCAACACCGTCGACGTCGCCGGCGTGCTCAACCCGGCGTTCGGCAACGAGTGCGTCAACGAGTCCGGCGGCGCGCAGGCGAACGGCTCGGCCGCCGGCTCGCGGGGCGTGGCGTCCGGCAACAACGTGCAGGCCCCGGTGAACGCCCCGGTGAACGTCTGCGGCAACAGCGTGAACGTGGTCGGTGCCCTGAACCCGGCCTTCGGCAACGACTGCACCATCGAGGCGACGCCGGACAAGCCGACCGCCCCGAGCACCCCGGTCAAGCCCGGTATCCCGGACGAGCCCGGCACCCCGGACGAGCCCGGTACCCCGCCGAGCGAGTCCACCGCGCCCAGGGCCCCCAGCACGCCGGACGGTCCCGCGCCGCAGGGCGGCACCGCGCCGCAGGGCGGCGACCAGCTCGCCGAGACCGGCGCCTCCGCGCTCGGCCTGCTGGCTCCGGCCGGCGCCGCCGCGCTCCTCGGCGGCACGATCCTCTACCGCCGCGCCCGCGGGGCCGCGTAA
- the corA gene encoding magnesium/cobalt transporter CorA → MRAVIVDCAIYRDGRRRQGPSDIVTALGEARDALDAFLWIGLHEPTAEEFDRVSAEFGLHPLAVEDALKAHQRPKLEVYDDSLFLVLKPVVYEPEGDTVSAGELMVFMGDSFVVTVRHGEGSPLAEVRRRLEAEPEVLRQGPTAVLYAVSDAVVDHYMEVADELQQDLEELEAEVFQPSGGDAKNTAARIYRFKRQVLEFRRATGPLGGPMERLAGAGVPYVNEEARPFFRDVSDHLTRAGEHVEGLDRLLTDILSAHLAQMGVRQNDDMRKISAWAAMAAVPTMVAGVYGMNFTHMPELHATWGYPAAVGLMATAVVVLYRLFKRRGWL, encoded by the coding sequence ATACGCGCCGTGATCGTGGACTGTGCCATCTACCGGGACGGGCGCCGCCGCCAGGGCCCCTCCGACATCGTCACCGCCCTGGGGGAGGCGCGGGACGCGCTCGACGCTTTCCTGTGGATCGGGCTGCACGAGCCGACCGCCGAGGAGTTCGACCGCGTGTCGGCCGAGTTCGGGCTGCACCCGCTGGCCGTGGAGGACGCGCTGAAGGCGCACCAGCGGCCGAAGCTGGAGGTGTACGACGACTCGCTGTTCCTGGTCCTGAAGCCGGTGGTGTACGAGCCGGAGGGCGACACGGTCTCCGCGGGCGAGCTGATGGTGTTCATGGGCGACTCGTTCGTCGTGACGGTGCGGCACGGCGAGGGGTCGCCGCTGGCGGAGGTCCGGCGGCGGCTGGAGGCGGAGCCGGAGGTGCTGCGGCAGGGTCCGACGGCGGTGCTGTACGCGGTGAGCGACGCCGTGGTCGACCACTACATGGAGGTGGCCGACGAGCTCCAGCAGGACCTGGAGGAGCTGGAGGCGGAGGTCTTCCAGCCGTCGGGGGGCGACGCGAAGAACACGGCCGCGCGGATCTACCGGTTCAAGCGGCAGGTGCTGGAGTTCCGGCGGGCGACGGGTCCGCTCGGCGGCCCGATGGAGCGGCTGGCGGGGGCGGGCGTGCCGTACGTGAACGAGGAGGCGCGGCCGTTCTTCCGGGACGTCAGCGACCACCTGACCCGGGCCGGGGAGCACGTGGAGGGCCTGGACCGGCTCCTGACCGACATCCTGTCCGCGCACCTGGCGCAGATGGGCGTGCGGCAGAACGACGACATGCGGAAGATCTCCGCCTGGGCGGCGATGGCGGCGGTGCCGACGATGGTCGCGGGCGTGTACGGGATGAACTTCACGCACATGCCGGAGCTGCACGCGACGTGGGGGTACCCGGCGGCGGTGGGGTTGATGGCGACCGCGGTGGTCGTCCTGTACCGGCTGTTCAAGCGGCGCGGCTGGCTGTGA
- a CDS encoding helix-hairpin-helix domain-containing protein — translation QTAPPAPAGPRTAAPETVRAVRAVLAQGGAPEALASRVADVLGDAAGELLREDPWRLLAVPGVRPEQADGFARALLGTEGGPGDARRTDALVGWLLERAALRGHTALEAAAVRAALAERSVPDPDGAVRHAVAEGAVLEFRDEQDEDGEEGAEAVAEAGTVTGGSPPLLGLDRYALAEESLADGLTRLARSGPDPRWTRAEGAPAELARAVAAHGLVAHTGGEAARAEPVALAGAARGLGLRAAVAVHGENGRRRLGPDAGAVTVAELLSGAAGPGRGEDGAFALDLLVVLDAPQLDVEAAATLVESVPDGCRLVLSGDPHVLPSAGAGRVFGDLLAARVCPQVASRTPDPGPVGELVSGIAVGELLQVDAPGREVVIVPVRDTGEAVHRTVQLVADSVPRALGLPAEQTQVITVGHGGSAGTRALNAALKQRLNPGPGRFGGFDPGDRVAYAEAPGRTLQGRVVSADAEGLRLDCEGRPEAVVVPVDRVEAVVRHGWALTAHQAAGMRWPAAVVVLPGDAVGGLDRAWVYTAFGRGERHLSVVHGVDRALARAVAEPPSQERVTRLRGLLEAAAEPFGE, via the coding sequence GCAGACCGCGCCGCCCGCGCCGGCGGGGCCGCGCACGGCGGCGCCGGAGACCGTGCGGGCCGTGCGGGCCGTGCTGGCCCAGGGCGGCGCACCGGAGGCCCTGGCGTCGCGGGTCGCGGACGTGCTCGGGGACGCGGCGGGCGAGCTGCTGCGCGAGGACCCCTGGCGGCTCCTGGCCGTGCCCGGCGTGCGGCCGGAGCAGGCGGACGGCTTCGCGCGGGCGCTGCTCGGCACGGAGGGCGGCCCCGGGGACGCACGGCGGACGGACGCCCTGGTGGGCTGGCTGCTGGAACGCGCCGCGCTGCGGGGGCACACGGCGCTGGAGGCGGCGGCCGTGCGGGCGGCGCTCGCGGAGCGGTCCGTACCGGATCCTGACGGGGCCGTGCGGCACGCCGTCGCGGAGGGCGCCGTGCTGGAGTTCCGCGACGAGCAGGACGAGGACGGCGAAGAGGGGGCGGAGGCGGTGGCGGAGGCCGGGACGGTGACCGGTGGGTCGCCGCCGCTCCTCGGGCTGGACCGGTACGCCCTGGCCGAGGAGAGCCTCGCGGACGGTCTGACCCGGCTGGCCCGCTCCGGGCCCGACCCCCGCTGGACGCGGGCCGAGGGCGCCCCGGCGGAGCTGGCCCGGGCGGTCGCCGCGCACGGCCTGGTGGCCCACACGGGCGGCGAGGCGGCGCGCGCGGAACCGGTCGCGCTGGCCGGAGCGGCGCGCGGCCTGGGGTTGCGCGCCGCCGTCGCGGTGCACGGCGAGAACGGCCGCCGCAGGCTCGGCCCCGACGCGGGGGCGGTCACGGTGGCGGAGCTGCTGTCGGGCGCGGCCGGTCCGGGACGGGGCGAGGACGGGGCGTTCGCCCTGGACCTGCTGGTGGTCCTGGACGCTCCGCAACTGGACGTGGAGGCGGCCGCGACGCTCGTGGAGTCCGTACCGGACGGCTGCCGGCTGGTGCTGAGCGGCGATCCGCACGTCCTGCCGTCGGCGGGTGCGGGCCGGGTCTTCGGGGACCTGCTGGCGGCACGGGTGTGCCCGCAGGTCGCGTCCCGCACGCCGGACCCGGGACCGGTCGGGGAGCTGGTGTCCGGGATCGCGGTGGGCGAGCTGCTCCAGGTGGACGCCCCGGGCCGGGAGGTCGTGATCGTCCCGGTGCGGGACACGGGCGAGGCCGTGCACCGGACGGTGCAGCTGGTCGCCGACTCGGTGCCGAGGGCACTGGGCCTGCCGGCGGAGCAGACGCAGGTGATCACGGTCGGGCACGGGGGTTCGGCGGGGACGCGGGCGCTGAACGCGGCGCTGAAGCAGCGGCTGAATCCGGGGCCGGGGCGGTTCGGCGGCTTCGACCCGGGCGACCGGGTGGCGTACGCGGAGGCGCCGGGCCGCACCCTGCAGGGCCGGGTCGTGTCGGCGGACGCGGAGGGACTGCGCCTCGACTGCGAGGGACGGCCGGAAGCCGTCGTCGTACCGGTGGACCGGGTGGAGGCGGTGGTGCGGCACGGCTGGGCGCTCACCGCGCACCAGGCGGCCGGGATGCGCTGGCCCGCGGCGGTCGTGGTGCTGCCGGGGGACGCGGTGGGCGGCCTGGACCGGGCGTGGGTGTACACGGCGTTCGGCCGCGGTGAGCGGCACCTGTCGGTCGTCCACGGCGTGGACCGGGCGCTGGCCCGGGCCGTCGCCGAGCCGCCGTCCCAGGAGCGGGTGACGCGGCTGCGGGGCCTGCTGGAGGCCGCCGCGGAGCCGTTCGGGGAGTGA
- a CDS encoding LLM class F420-dependent oxidoreductase, with translation MRLGVNLGYWGAGTDGDNLAVAREADRLGYDVCWAAEAYGSDAPTVLAWVAARTENIDVGSAIMQIPARQPAMTAMTAATLDSLSGGRFRLGLGVSGPQVSEGWYGVAFDKPLSRTREYVEIVRKAMSRERLVHDGEHWTLPLPGGPGKPLKLTVHPRREHIPLYIAAIGPRNLEQTGEIADGALLILPSAAHLEETALRHVRAGRERAGLTMDGFDVCPTVPLAVGDDVGALADAFRPYTALYVGGMGSRAQNFYNRLARRMGYEKEAAEIQDRYLSGDKDGAAAAVPHRLIDDTTLLGPVGRIADRMQAYAAAGVTTLTLAPAGATLDERIAALRAGVEALERAGLAG, from the coding sequence ATGCGGCTCGGCGTCAACCTCGGCTACTGGGGAGCGGGCACGGACGGCGACAACCTCGCCGTCGCCCGGGAGGCGGACCGCCTCGGCTACGACGTCTGCTGGGCCGCCGAGGCGTACGGCTCCGACGCGCCCACCGTCCTCGCCTGGGTCGCCGCCCGGACCGAGAACATCGACGTCGGATCCGCGATCATGCAGATCCCGGCGCGCCAGCCGGCCATGACCGCCATGACCGCCGCCACCCTCGACTCGCTGTCGGGCGGCCGGTTCCGCCTCGGCCTCGGCGTGTCGGGGCCGCAGGTGTCCGAGGGCTGGTACGGCGTGGCGTTCGACAAGCCGCTCTCCCGTACGAGGGAGTACGTCGAGATCGTGCGCAAGGCCATGTCCCGCGAGCGCCTCGTCCACGACGGGGAGCACTGGACCCTGCCGCTGCCGGGCGGCCCCGGCAAACCCCTCAAGCTGACCGTCCACCCGCGGCGCGAGCACATCCCGCTCTACATCGCCGCCATCGGCCCCAGGAACCTCGAACAGACCGGCGAGATCGCCGACGGCGCGCTGCTGATCCTCCCGTCGGCGGCCCACCTGGAGGAGACCGCGCTGCGGCACGTCCGCGCCGGGCGCGAGAGGGCCGGGCTGACCATGGACGGCTTCGACGTCTGCCCCACCGTCCCGCTCGCCGTCGGCGACGACGTCGGCGCCCTCGCGGACGCGTTCCGCCCCTACACCGCCCTGTACGTCGGCGGCATGGGCAGCCGCGCGCAGAACTTCTACAACCGGCTCGCCCGGCGCATGGGGTACGAGAAGGAGGCCGCCGAGATCCAGGACCGGTATCTCTCCGGCGACAAGGACGGCGCCGCCGCGGCCGTACCGCACCGGCTGATCGACGACACGACGCTGCTCGGACCCGTCGGGCGGATCGCCGACCGGATGCAGGCGTACGCGGCGGCCGGCGTCACCACCCTCACCCTGGCCCCCGCCGGCGCCACCCTCGACGAGCGGATCGCCGCGCTGCGCGCCGGCGTCGAGGCGCTGGAGCGTGCCGGCCTCGCCGGCTGA
- a CDS encoding chaplin: MIKKVVATAAATGGLMLAGAGVAVADAGAHGAAFGSPGTLSGNVVQAPVHVPVNVCGNTVNVVGLLNPTFGNTCIND; the protein is encoded by the coding sequence ATGATCAAGAAGGTTGTCGCGACCGCGGCCGCCACCGGCGGTCTGATGCTGGCCGGCGCGGGTGTGGCCGTCGCCGACGCGGGCGCCCACGGGGCGGCCTTCGGCTCCCCGGGCACCCTCTCGGGCAACGTGGTCCAGGCTCCGGTCCACGTGCCGGTCAACGTCTGTGGCAACACGGTCAACGTCGTCGGGCTGCTGAACCCCACCTTCGGCAACACCTGCATCAACGACTGA
- a CDS encoding M20/M25/M40 family metallo-hydrolase translates to MSESNPTRTGPGAESEVVDLCSELIRIDTSNYGDHSGPGERSAAEYVAEKLAEVGLEPRILESHKGRASTVARIEGEDPSRPALLIHGHTDVVPADAADWTHHPFSGEIADGCVWGRGAVDMKDMDAMTLAVVRERMRTGRKPPRDIVLAFLADEEAGGTYGARFLVDRHPELFEGVTEAIGEVGGFSFTVNEDLRLYLVETAEKGMHWMRLTVDGTAGHGSMTNTDNAVTELCEAVARVGRHRWPVRVTKTVRSFLDELSDALGTPLDPDDMEGTLEKLGGIARMIGATLRNSAAPTMLGAGYKVNVIPGQATAHIDGRFLPGYEEEFLADLDRLLGPRVRREDVHTDKALETSFDGALVDAMQTALRAEDPIARAVPYMLSGGTDAKSFDDLGIRCFGFAPLRLPPDLDFAGMFHGVDERVPVDGLQFGVRVLDRFIDAS, encoded by the coding sequence GTGAGCGAGTCGAATCCGACCAGGACGGGCCCCGGCGCCGAGAGCGAGGTCGTCGACCTCTGCAGCGAGCTCATCCGCATCGACACCAGCAACTACGGCGACCACTCGGGCCCCGGCGAGCGGAGCGCCGCCGAGTACGTCGCGGAGAAGCTCGCGGAGGTGGGCCTGGAGCCCCGCATCCTCGAGTCCCACAAGGGCCGCGCCTCGACGGTCGCCAGGATCGAGGGCGAGGACCCCTCCCGTCCGGCCCTGCTGATCCACGGCCACACCGACGTCGTCCCGGCCGACGCCGCCGACTGGACGCACCACCCGTTCTCCGGGGAGATCGCCGACGGCTGCGTCTGGGGCCGCGGCGCGGTCGATATGAAGGACATGGACGCGATGACCCTCGCGGTCGTCCGCGAGCGGATGCGCACCGGCCGCAAGCCGCCCCGCGACATCGTCCTGGCGTTCCTCGCCGACGAGGAGGCCGGCGGCACGTACGGCGCCCGCTTCCTCGTGGACCGGCACCCGGAGCTGTTCGAGGGCGTCACGGAGGCGATCGGCGAGGTCGGCGGCTTCTCCTTCACGGTGAACGAGGACCTGCGCCTGTACCTCGTGGAGACGGCGGAGAAGGGCATGCACTGGATGCGCCTCACCGTCGACGGCACCGCCGGGCACGGCTCGATGACCAACACCGACAACGCCGTCACGGAGCTGTGCGAGGCGGTGGCCCGCGTCGGCCGCCACCGGTGGCCGGTCAGGGTCACCAAGACCGTGCGGTCCTTCCTCGACGAGCTGTCCGACGCGCTCGGCACCCCCCTCGACCCGGACGACATGGAGGGCACCCTCGAGAAGCTGGGCGGCATCGCCAGGATGATCGGCGCCACGCTCCGCAACTCCGCCGCCCCCACCATGCTCGGCGCCGGGTACAAGGTGAACGTCATTCCCGGCCAGGCCACGGCCCACATCGACGGGAGGTTCCTGCCGGGGTACGAGGAGGAGTTCCTGGCCGACCTCGACCGGCTCCTCGGACCGCGCGTGCGGCGCGAGGACGTCCACACCGACAAGGCGCTGGAGACGAGCTTCGACGGCGCCCTCGTCGACGCCATGCAGACGGCGCTGCGGGCCGAGGACCCGATCGCCCGGGCCGTGCCGTACATGCTCTCCGGCGGCACCGACGCCAAGTCCTTCGACGACCTCGGCATCCGCTGCTTCGGGTTCGCCCCGCTCCGGCTGCCGCCGGACCTGGACTTCGCCGGGATGTTCCACGGCGTGGACGAGCGGGTCCCGGTGGACGGCCTGCAGTTCGGCGTGCGGGTCCTGGACCGCTTCATCGACGCGAGCTGA
- a CDS encoding SCO1664 family protein, which produces MSAPERIPPRGLTAAADVLDLLAGGELTVRGQVREASNAVLLCSVAHGDAETDCVYKPVAGERPLWDFPDGTLAQREAAAYAVSEATGWDLVPPTVLRDGPYGPGTVQQWIDADPSAPPLLSLVEGDEPGDGWRPVGRADVGGGRTALLVHADDPRLRRLAVLDAVINNGDRKGGHLLPAADGRLHAIDHGVTFHTDDKLRTLLWGWAGEPLPEEALGVLARLGAELAPGAPLATRLEQLITPAELDALRARVAALRATRRHPEPSGAWPSIPWPPV; this is translated from the coding sequence ATGTCCGCGCCAGAACGGATACCGCCGCGGGGTCTGACGGCCGCCGCCGACGTGCTGGACCTGCTCGCCGGGGGCGAGCTGACGGTACGCGGCCAGGTCCGCGAGGCGTCCAACGCGGTGCTGCTGTGCTCCGTCGCGCACGGGGACGCGGAGACCGACTGCGTCTACAAACCGGTCGCGGGCGAGCGGCCCCTGTGGGACTTCCCGGACGGCACGCTCGCGCAGCGGGAGGCCGCCGCGTACGCCGTGTCCGAGGCGACGGGCTGGGACCTGGTCCCGCCGACCGTCCTGCGCGACGGACCGTACGGGCCGGGCACGGTCCAGCAGTGGATCGACGCCGACCCGTCGGCCCCGCCGCTGCTCTCCCTCGTCGAGGGCGACGAGCCGGGCGACGGGTGGCGGCCGGTGGGCCGCGCCGACGTGGGCGGGGGCCGCACGGCGCTGCTCGTCCACGCCGACGACCCGCGGCTGCGGCGGCTCGCCGTGCTCGACGCCGTGATCAACAACGGGGACCGCAAGGGCGGCCACCTGCTCCCCGCCGCCGACGGCCGGCTCCACGCCATCGACCACGGCGTCACCTTCCACACCGACGACAAGCTGCGGACGCTGCTGTGGGGCTGGGCGGGGGAGCCCCTGCCCGAGGAGGCGCTGGGCGTCCTGGCCCGCCTCGGCGCGGAGCTGGCCCCCGGCGCCCCGCTCGCCACCCGCCTGGAGCAGTTGATCACCCCGGCCGAGCTGGACGCCCTGCGGGCCCGGGTCGCGGCCCTGCGCGCCACCCGCCGGCACCCCGAACCGTCCGGCGCCTGGCCGTCCATCCCCTGGCCGCCGGTCTGA